One Mus musculus strain C57BL/6J chromosome X, GRCm38.p6 C57BL/6J DNA window includes the following coding sequences:
- the 3830417A13Rik gene encoding uncharacterized protein LOC70696 isoform X1 produces MEPTENNQNFNLWDIPRAQTEERGPGSTQDPIAEAEEVEAIATAPGDVPAGGTPSSPQSAQGDPSPPTAMGSISGASFENPLSEVSGAESPSQDGLNEKIIDLVRFLLVKFRRMELTNKEEMIVKTMGDYEEHYSVIFSKAAECMKLIFGVDMLEVDPFVHSYFLHPALGITYDGMLHGVIGVPKTGLVILVLCVIFIENNCVREEVFWHAMNILGMQAGIDHFIFGEPRSLITEDFVEEGYVEYRQVPNSNPPCFEFLWGARAYAETTKMKILEFYASIVRQDPRSYPEKYAEALREEQERA; encoded by the coding sequence ATGGAACCTACTGAGAACAACCAGAACTTCAACCTATGGGACATCCCTCGGGCCCAAACTGAAGAAAGGGGCCCCGGGAGTACCCAGGACCCTATagctgaggcagaggaggtgGAAGCCATTGCCACCGCCCCAGGGGATGTGCCTGCTGGAGGGACACCTAGTTCTCCCCAGAGTGCTCAGGGAgacccctctcctcccactgccaTGGGTTCTATTTCAGGGGCATCATTTGAAAATCCTCTATCTGAGGTGTCTGGTGCTGAGTCCCCCTCCCAGGATGGACTAAATGAAAAGATAATTGATTTGGTGAGATTCCTGCTTGTTAAGTTTCGAAGGATGGAACTAACAAATAAGGAAGAAATGATTGTTAAGACCATGGGAGATTATGAGGAGCACTATTCTGTGATCTTTAGTAAGGCTGCCGAATGCATGAAGCTGATTTTTGGTGTTGACATGTTGGAAGTGGATCCTTTTGTCCACTCCTATTTTCTACACCCTGCTCTGGGAATCACCTATGACGGGATGCTACATGGAGTTATAGGTGTACCCAAGACAGGTCTGGTTATACTTGTCCTATGTGTCATCTTTATAGAGAACAATTGTGTCAGAGAGGAGGTATTCTGGCATGCAATGAATATCCTAGGGATGCAGGCTGGAATCGATCATTTCATATTTGGGGAGCCCAGGAGTCTCATCACTGAAGATTTTGTAGAGGAAGGGTATGTGGAATACAGGCAGGTGCCCAACAGCAATCCTCCTTGCTTTGAGTTCCTGTGGGGCGCACGAGCTTATGCTGAAACCACCAAGATGAAAATCCTGGAGTTTTATGCCAGCATTGTTAGGCAGGATCCCAGATCCTACCCTGAGAAGTATGCTGAGGCCTtgagggaagagcaagagagggcTTAG